Genomic DNA from Peribacillus simplex:
TCTGGATCCGTTATTGGGGACTATTAGATTTACGCCTAAATGCCCTGGAAATTTAGTAGCCGCAACTTCAATTTCATGTCTCCACGTTTCAAACTGTTTTTCTCTACCTTCTTGAATTTCCCATGTAACAATCGTTGTTACTGGACCACCAGCATCCATAGTGTTCCCTGTATGAGTTTCTCCGAAAGTTACTCTTTCTTGATTCATATTTTCCTGCTTGGAGGCGCGCCATGTACCATAGTATATGCGTATTCCACGCCTTGACCATAAGCACCAGTGTGTTCTTTTACAATTTCCATAACAGCATCATAAGTGTCTTTGCGTGCCCAGTCACGTTGGTATTCAAGTAAAACTTGAATTGCTGTCACTGGAATTGCTCCAGCTTGTTCTACACGACGCATAGCAGCGTTATGTGCTGTCAAACTAGTACCACCTGAAGCATCATCAACTGCATAAACTTCATAGCCAGCTTTAATTGCTTCAAGCACAGGGAATGCAAGGCAAACTTCAGTCCAAAGTGCTGCAAATATCAATTTCTTTCTACCTGTTGCTTTAACTGCCTCAACAAATTTTGTATCTTCCCAAGAGTTCATTGAACTACGTTCTATAATTTCATGGTTTGGGAATATGTCAAGAATTTGTGGCCAAAAATAACCAGAAAAGCTTTGTGTTTCAACTGTAGTTAGAATAGTAGGTACGTTAAAAGCTTTTGCTGATTTAGCAAGCAGCATAACGTTATTCATTAATGTTTGTCTGTCAATGCTTGCAACTCCAAAAGTCATTTGAGGCTGAAAATCGATCAAAATTAATGCACTGTTCTCCGGGGTTAACAATTCTAAATTACTCATATTAAAACACTCCTTTTTTTAAATTGTTTCATCTTAAAGGCAATTATTAGTTTCAGCTGTAATCGAAAAAATAAAAGCCTTGCCATACTTCTTATATAAAAAGGAGCGCTGATTAAATCAGCGCTAAATTTATGCATTTTGTTTACTAAGATCTCGCTGAGCTCCCATATAGCTTCCAATTATATTTTGATAACCTGGAAGATTACTAGCAAGTAAATTGCCAAAACCTTCGACATCGTTGCGCCAATCGCGTTGTAATTCGCACGCTACGCTAAACCAGTTCATAAGTTGCACGCCACTATGTGCCATACGCGTATTGGCAGCTTCTGCAACTTGTTTACTGAAAGTTCCTGAAGCATCTGTAACAGCAAATACTTCATACCCAGCTTTTATAGCGGAAAGTGCCGGGAATGCAACGCAAACATCCGTAACTACGCCCGCGATAATAAGTTGTTTTTTTCCAGTTTCTTCGATTGCTTTTACAAAATCATCATTATCCCATGCGTTAATTTGTCCAGGACGAGCTATTTTTGGCGCGTCAGGAAAAAGATCAACCAATTCTTGCATTAGTGGTCCATTAGGTCCGTTTTCAAAGCTTGTTGTTAAAATAACAGGTAAATCAAAAAACTTAGCAGTGTGAGCAAGAGCCAAAACATTGTTCTTGAATTCATCAACACCATAGTCACGCACTAGTCCAGCCATAAGACCAGTTTGATGATCCACTAAAAGAACGACAGCATCATCTTTATTAATACGAGAATAGAGATCAGACATTATGTATTCCTCCTAAAAATTAAGTAATCGAAGAAAGTTTAAATATTATTATAAATTCCTTCGTTTGTTACAATCGATTTATAACTAAACTGACTAATGATATTAGTTTAGCTATAAACTTAAGACACGTCAATAATTTCCTCAAAGTTAGAAAAAACAATTAAACTATTTTAAAAAAATGCTTCTATTAATCTAAAGCAGGAGTTTTATCTATCCAATTTATAAATTGTTGTAAATAAAGCTGAAGATAACGTATTGTCTTTTCGTCAGTAAGCACTTTCTGATCGGAATCAATCTTTTCATGTACTTGGGAAATCAGCACTTTTTGAAATGGAAGAACATGAGCTTGCATAGCTTCTAGTATTTCTCTGATTTGTATTTGAGCATAAACAGTACCTAATCCCCCAGGAGTTGCACCAATTAAACCAACCGGTTTTCTACTAAGAACTGCAGATTCCCTAGGTCTTGATGCCCAGTCCAATGCATTCTTTAATACGCCTGGAATTCCGGAATTGTACTCTGGACTTACAATAATGATACCGTCAACGTCCTGGATAGCAGATTTAAATGATGTCACTGCTTCTGGAACACTTATTTCTAAGTCTTCATTAAAAAAAGGTAGATTATTAATCTCAATCCAACGAAATTGATGGGAATCATCCATCTCTGTTAATGATTGAGCAATGATCCGATTATAAGAGTTTTTTCGTAAACTACCACAAATAAGGCCTATGGTCTTTGTCATATATTTCCTCCTTTGTTAAAATCACCTCATCGTACCATGATATACCAACATAAAAAAGTGGCTTTATGCCTAATCATCAAACTGTTTAATTTAATGAAGTGTTTAGTACAAAAAATCTAGGATGTAAGGATTTCTCATTAGTTTTCTTGTAAAAACTTCAATAATGTCAACCACAACTATAACTTTTTTCTCCTTCTGACCTATTTCATATGAATCATTGGAAATCATATATCATCAATATCACTTTGATATCGAAAATGTTGGGCGATACCCCTTTATTTAACCAACTTAATAATGGGTATTGTGAATAATTTCCATGCTTCTTTTTTTAATAAAATTAAAGATCCAATATTTATAGACAATAAAAAACTTCGGACAAAGGAAAAAACACCCATAAAGTCGTATATACAATTATCGACAAATTGGCGATGCTTTTTTAAGGTTAGTGTCTAACCAGAAATAAAAATGGGAGTGAAAATAATATGAGTAAAAAAACGATGGGTATTCACCACATTACTGCAATTGTTGGTCATCCTCAAGAGAATGTTGATTTCTATTCAGGTGTATTAGGTTTACGTTTAGTGAAAAAAACTGTCAATTTTGATGATCCAGGTACCTACCATCTTTATTTTGGTAATGAGGGTGGAAAACCAGGAACAATCATGACTTTTTTTCCATGGGCAGGAGCTAGTCAAGGAAAAATTGGTGATGGTCAAGTAGGCGTTACATCTTATGTTGTTCCAAAAGGAGCTATGAAGTTCTGGAAAAAAAGACTGGAATCCTTCGATATTCCTTTTACTGTAAGGGAGCGCTTTAGCGAGGAATACTTGGAATTTGATGACCCTCATGGGCTACACTTGGAAATTGTTGAAAGGGAAGAAGGGGAGGTAAATACATGGACCTTTGGCGGGGTAACACCTGAGGTAGCTATTAAAGGCTTTGGCGGTGCTACTTTATTATCGGCCTATCCTGACAAAACGGCTGTATTGTTAGAAAACATATTGGGACTAGAATTAATAGGCAAGGAAGGCGACTTTGCACGTTACCGTTCTTCAGCAGAAATTGGCAATGTCATTGACTTAAAATTAATGCCAATAGGACGCGGGACAATGGGTGCTGGAACCGTACACCACATTGCATGGCGGGCAAAGGATGATCAAGACCAATTGGAATGGCAAAAATATGTTGAGGAAAATGGATATGGGGTAACTCCTGTACGAGATCGAAACTATTTTAATGCGATTTACTTTAAAGAACACGGGGAAATTCTCTTTGAGATTGCAACAGATCCTCCAGGATTTGCCCACGATGAATCCCAAGCGACGATGGGAGAAAAATTAATGTTGCCAGAGCAGTATGAAGAGTTTAGAGGGCAGATTAAACAAAGTTTATTACCATTTGAGGTAAGAGAATTAGAGTTGTGAGTTGGTTAGCCGGTACAAATTATGCAAAATTAGGTGAGGTTTATTCTTTAGAGAGACCTAATTAATTTCTTGATCAAAGTAATGAAAAGAATAGGAATGGTGAGGTTGCAAAAAACAACAGGGATCCATCATATAACAGCAATGGTGAACGATGCCCAGAAAAGTATTGATTTTTATGCTGGCATACTGGGGTTAAGACTTGTAAAAAAGACGATAAACTTTGATCGTCCAGAAGTCTATCATCTTTATTTTGGAAATGAAACTGGTCAACCTGGATCTGTTATAACCTTTTTTCCGTGGCCAAAGCAGTTAAAAGGTCGAATTGGTACAGGACAGGTTGGAGTAACCAGTTTTATCATCCCGAATCAATCGATTAAATTTTGGGAAAATCGTTTGAAAAAATTTAGAATTAGGTTTATTCAATCAGTACGTTTTGGAGAAAAATATTTACAATTTCAAGATCCAGATGGTCTCGAAATTGAATTAGTGGAACGAAATGAAGGGCCAAAAAATAATTGGAGTTTTGGAGAAGTCGATTCAGAGGTTGCAATTAAAGGGCTTGGTGGTGCTATTTTAATTTCAACTCAGCCTAATAAAACTGCGAATGTGCTTGAAAAGGTATTAGGGCTCGAATGTCTTGGGCAAGAAGCGAGCTTCCTTAGGTTTAAATCTGAGGGTCAGTTTGGAAATACAATTGATATTAAACTAACTCCTTCGGTTCGCGGGTTAAAAGGGGCTGGAACTGTTCACCATATCGCATGGAGGGCAAAGGATGAACAAGAGCTTTTGAGATGGAGAACACTTCTTCAAGATAAGGAGTATTATCCGACTGAGATTCGTGATCGAAACTACTTCAAAGCTGTGTATTTCCATGAACAAGGCGGTATCCTTTTTGAAATAGCGACCGATCCGCCAGGCTTTTCCGTTGATGAAGCTGTCGCTGAGCTTGGAAATAAACTGATGTTACCATCTTGGCTGGAGCCAAAACGAGAAGAATTAGAAGAAGCCTTACCTACTGTGGAAGTTCGCGTTCTGGAGGAAGATCAATCATGAAACATATATTTAATGAGGGTAAAGATATAACAAAACCGACCTTATTATTACTACATGGTACTGGCGGAAATGAATTAGATTTATTACCTATAGCGGGAAGGATTGATGACGAAGCTTCAGTGCTAAGTGTCCGCGGAAATGTATTGGAAAATGGAATGCCTCGATTCTTTCGGAGATTAGCTGAAGGTGTATTCGATGAAGAAGATCTGATTTTCCGTACGGAAGAATTAAATCAGTTTCTTGATGATTCTGCTGCAAAGTATAATTTTGATCGAGAAAACATCATTGCTATTGGCTACTCAAATGGAGCTAATATAGCTGCTAGTTTATTATTTCACTATCAAAATGCATTAAAGGGAGCCATTCTCCATCACCCCATGGTACCGAGAAAAGGAATTGTTCTTCCTGATTTGTTGGGAAAGTCAGTATTTATTGCTGCTGGTAAAAATGATCCCATATGTTCGCCGATGGAATCTACTGAACTTCAATCCTTATTTGAAAAGGCTAATGCAAAAGTTGAAATTCATTGGGAAAATAGGGGGCATCAATTGACTGTTGATGAAGTTGAAGCTGCGGCTCATTGGTATCGTAGGGTCTTTTAAACTTTAGTAATACAAATTAAATTTTTTGTAAATAATTTAAAACTTGCAAAGTGAAATCGATAACTAAGCCTTGATGTTTTAGGAAGGGCTGTGATTCCTAATTCTAACTTAATTGAAGATACCCCAATTGGAGTTGCTTAGAAATTTCTAAATTCGATTTTTCAGTTTAAGTTCTTCAATATTTTCAATAATTTCCACACCTTGGATTAAACAAATAAATTGTAATCTAATAATATTAATTGATTTAATATTTTTTGAATAATTTTATAATTCCGATACAGGGAATATAATAATCCTATAAACATTTTGCAAAAAAATATTTTAAATGTTTTGATGTAAAGAGTTTTTTTGATTAGAGAAGCAAGAATATAGATTTAATAATGAAAATTCTGGGAGGAAATTATATGGCGAAATTTACTGTAGGTAATGAAAATCATGCTCCAATTGAACTTTATTATGAGGACCATGGTTCAGGGAAACCCGTTGTTTTAATACATGGTTGGCCTTTAAGTGGACGCTCTTGGGAATATCAGGTGCCTGCTCTTATTGAAGCAGGTTACAGAGTCATAACATATGATCGTCGAGGATTTGGAAAATCATCTCAGCCGTGGGAAGGATATGAATATGAGACATTTGCTTCTGATTTACATAAACTGTTAGAACATTTAGATCTTCAAAATGTCACACTTGTTGGTTTTTCTATGGGTGGAGGTGAGGTAGCTCGATACATTAGTACGTATGGAACAGATCGTATTGAAAAGGCTGTTTTTGCTGGAGCAGTTCCTCCTTATTTATACAAATCAGAGGATCATCCTGAAGGAGCATTAGATGATGCAACAATTGAAGAATTCAAAAGTGGCGTGATAAATGACCGCCTTGCATTTCTTGACAAATTTACGAAGGGATTTTTCGCGGCTGGCAATCGAACAGATTTAGTTAGTGAGCCATTCCGTTTATATAATCGGGATATTGCAGCTAGTGCATCACCTAAGGGAACGCTCGATTGTATTACTGCCTTTAGTAAGACAGATTTTAGAAAGGACTTGGAAAAGTTCGATATACCTACGCTTATTATTCACGGTGACTCTGATGCAACCGTACCTTTTGAGTTAAGTGGAAAACGTACATATGATTCCATTCCTAATAGTAAGCTCGCTCTAATAAAGGGTGGTCCGCATGGATTAAACGCAACTCATGCAAAAGAATTTAATGAAGCGTTACTAACATTTTTAAAAGATTAATAAGATGGAGGAGCATTCTTCTTTCTTTTTTATAAGGTTGTAGAAAAACTCTTAATTATATCGTATGAGACGGTGTGGAGGGTTTGCTGGAAGTGACCATAATAACAAAAGATAAAATGTTAAAGCAGTAAAATAACTCCTTAGTCACATGCACTTTAGTTGAAAAAGCATCACAAAAGGATCTTCGTTTGATCTGAACCCAAAAAGTTAGGCACGAAATTTAAGCAACTTCCTTGGCATGAATTCGGTGTCAAGCTAGACTAAATAAATATAAAAGAAGATACTGGTTAGGAGAAAAACATTACTTGAATATAGAGAAACCAATTAGAAATGCAGAAATAATATATAATGTATGAATATTTTTTCGTGAACTCTAGGATTATTTTCCTTCTACGGCTCTTTTTGGTTGTTCCACAAACCCAGCTAATAGTTGGTAACTACTTATTCAAGAATCGGGCGCGATTGCGGAGTAAAACTTAGTTTTTTAAAAGACTTTGATGCTAAAGCATACTTTATAAAAAATTTAACAACTTTAATTTACCCCCATCTAAAACAGGACGGGGGTATGCCTGTTTGAAGTATTAAATTTAAATAACTTATTGTAATCTTGACATTTCCATATTGCTGGTGGTGACAGCTTCGCTGGTACTACCCCTAATAGTATCTTATCTCAATATGTTGAAATGCTTCCTGAAAACGGAAAGGTTTTAAACATAGGTATTGGAGAGGGAAGAAATGCCCTTTTTTTGCTAAACAGGGATTTGCTGTTGAGGGTATCGATATTTCGGAAACAGAAGTAGAACGTTGTTTGGAACTTTCGAAAGAGCACGATTTGAATATTAACGCTAAAGTTCAAGATATAACTTCTTTTGAGATTGAACCAAATAAATATTCTTTAATTATACTTTCTAATGTACTTAATTTTTTTCCTGATAAGGATATTAAAATTATTATCGAAAAGGTGAAAAATGGGTTGATTAAAAATGGGTTGGTATATATTAATGCCTTTGATAAATTTACCTTTTTAAAATTAATCAACTAAAAATATAATTTAGGGATCTCTTTAGAGGTTCTTTTTTTGTTCATAATTAAAAATTTTATAGGCTAGACCCTAGAAACGTTTTAGTTTAATAGAATAAATTCCACCTGAATAAGTAAGGGGAGTTTAATTTAATAGAATATACTCCACTTCATTAAGTAAGAGGGCGAATTTAAATGTTAAATATGAAAATTTATAAATTATGTGTATATTTACGTATGATTATGTAGTCCATAATATAAATTAAATCTATGTTTTTATTAGAGTAATCTTGAAAGCGCATAATAACGTTGATATGTTGTTTATTGTTTTATTTATTTATCTAATATTTAAATTACCACTATTCAGATTATGGTTAAACCGAAGTAAAAGAGTCTAAATTTATACTATCTTTTTCATTATTCTGCTGATTTTTTTCTTTCCAGGAGTCTAAGAAGGAAAGAACTTTCCACCGATGATTAAACTAGCACTTCCTTAAATTAGTACGAAAAACCGAACTGATTAATAACGAACTAAGAGCGATTAATAATTCGTTACTAAATAGAGTAGTTAAAATCCCTATTGGTAGTTCATTCTTAATATTGCATTGGTCGGTTGTAAAAAAATAATATGTTAAAAAATCAAACAACTTATAGAATACGTGTTGTAAAGAATGAAATTGGCAGCCCCTGTTAATTTTAATCAAGATCGGAAGCAAGACAATAAGCAAAGTGAAACATTAGATTGATTAAGCTCTGCTCAATCAATTATCCAAGAAGCCGTTCCATTGTTAGGGTATAACAATGATATGTATGAGTTGTTAAAAGTACCGCTTAAAATCCTTACATTACGCATCCCCATTCGGTGGATGATAATTCTGTAAAAATATTTACCGGATATCGTTCTCAACATAACGATGCAGTTGGCCCTACGGAAGGGGAGGGACGTTTTCATCCAGATGTAAATGAAGAGGAAGTAAAAACATTATCCAAGTGGATGAGTATAAAATGCGGCAAAAGAAAACTTCTCAAGGGAAGGGACTACAACCAGGTAGGAGGTCAAATACGTTGCATTATTTAAATTCCAAAGATTTAGATAGGGAATGGGCAGAATTGATAGTATGTGCTCGAGAGTTAGGTATATCTATTGATGAAATAAGAGAATTCTTAAATCAATCTTCTAGACCTGATTTGAAGTGAACCCAAAAAGTTAGACACTTTATTTAATTAGGCAACCTTGAGGGCATGAACCCGGTAATCTACTGGGCTCATGCCTTTTAGTTTTACTTTGATTCGTCGGTGATTGTAATAATGGATATAATCTTCCAGTTCCTTTTTGAAATGCTCCATGCTGTCGAACTTCTGTAAATAAAGTAATTCCGATTTCAGTAAGCCAAAGAAGTTTTCTATGACGGCATTGTCTAAACAATTTCCTTTGCGGGACATGCTTTGTATAATGTTATGTCTTTTCAAATCATGTGAGTATTGTTTCATCTGGTAATGCCAGCCCTGATCTGAATGGAGAACGGGGGAATCTTTCGATTCCAATCGCATAAAGGCTTGGTCTAGCATCTTGGAGACTAAGGGATAAACAGGACGTGATTCGATATTGTAAGCAATGATCTCTCCATTAAATAAATCTAGAATGGGCGATAAATACAACTTCTCACCGTGTAAATGAAATTCAGTTACGTCCGTAACCCATTTTTGATTTGGCTTTGTTGCCTTAAAATTACGATTGAGGATATTAGGCGCAACCTTTCCAATCTTGCCTTTGTATGAACGGTATTTCTTCATACGGACCAGACACTTTAGTCCCAACTCCTTCATCAATCGAAGGACCGTTTTATGGTTCATTGAAATCCCTCTATTACGTAATTCCAATGTAATGCGTCGATACCCATATCTCCCTTTATTCGTATGAAATATCTCCTGAATAACTGGCTTTATTTCTTCGTATTTATCCTGACGCCCGAAGGCGTTTATCCAATAATAATAGGTACTCCTTGCCAGATTTGCGACGGACAGAAGTAGCTTTAAATTAAAATCTCCCCTTAGCTCATGTACTACTTTCGCTTTTTGCGTTCGGACGCTTCGCTTTCTTGAACTAAGGCTCTCAACTTTTTTAAATATGCATTCTCTGCACGTAATCTTTCATTTTCAGCCTGTAACGCCTCTAATGACCCTTCTACTGGTTTTTTCTTCGTTTCTTTTTTCATGGATGGACGCCCCTTTTTCTTCGTTTCAAGAGCGTCAACTCCGTACTCCTCCAATTGCTTTAGCCAATTAGTAATGGTAGAAGGAGAAGCAATGTTATACACAGCAGCTGCATGGGTACTAGACACTCCAAAATCGTTCATATAGTTTAGTACATCCATCTTAAAGCTAATATCATAATTTGTATAGGTAGACATTAGCCCATCTATCCCATGTTCTTTATAATGCGCCACCCATTGCTTTAAAGGAGTCAAACTGATA
This window encodes:
- a CDS encoding hydrolase, with translation MSNLELLTPENSALILIDFQPQMTFGVASIDRQTLMNNVMLLAKSAKAFNVPTILTTVETQSFSGYFWPQILDIFPNHEIIERSSMNSWEDTKFVEAVKATGRKKLIFAALWTEVCLAFPVLEAIKAGYEVYAVDDASGGTSLTAHNAAMRRVEQAGAIPVTAIQVLLEYQRDWARKDTYDAVMEIVKEHTGAYGQGVEYAYTMVHGAPPSRKI
- the ycaC gene encoding isochorismate family cysteine hydrolase YcaC codes for the protein MSDLYSRINKDDAVVLLVDHQTGLMAGLVRDYGVDEFKNNVLALAHTAKFFDLPVILTTSFENGPNGPLMQELVDLFPDAPKIARPGQINAWDNDDFVKAIEETGKKQLIIAGVVTDVCVAFPALSAIKAGYEVFAVTDASGTFSKQVAEAANTRMAHSGVQLMNWFSVACELQRDWRNDVEGFGNLLASNLPGYQNIIGSYMGAQRDLSKQNA
- a CDS encoding ring-cleaving dioxygenase, with protein sequence MSKKTMGIHHITAIVGHPQENVDFYSGVLGLRLVKKTVNFDDPGTYHLYFGNEGGKPGTIMTFFPWAGASQGKIGDGQVGVTSYVVPKGAMKFWKKRLESFDIPFTVRERFSEEYLEFDDPHGLHLEIVEREEGEVNTWTFGGVTPEVAIKGFGGATLLSAYPDKTAVLLENILGLELIGKEGDFARYRSSAEIGNVIDLKLMPIGRGTMGAGTVHHIAWRAKDDQDQLEWQKYVEENGYGVTPVRDRNYFNAIYFKEHGEILFEIATDPPGFAHDESQATMGEKLMLPEQYEEFRGQIKQSLLPFEVRELEL
- a CDS encoding ring-cleaving dioxygenase encodes the protein MQKTTGIHHITAMVNDAQKSIDFYAGILGLRLVKKTINFDRPEVYHLYFGNETGQPGSVITFFPWPKQLKGRIGTGQVGVTSFIIPNQSIKFWENRLKKFRIRFIQSVRFGEKYLQFQDPDGLEIELVERNEGPKNNWSFGEVDSEVAIKGLGGAILISTQPNKTANVLEKVLGLECLGQEASFLRFKSEGQFGNTIDIKLTPSVRGLKGAGTVHHIAWRAKDEQELLRWRTLLQDKEYYPTEIRDRNYFKAVYFHEQGGILFEIATDPPGFSVDEAVAELGNKLMLPSWLEPKREELEEALPTVEVRVLEEDQS
- a CDS encoding alpha/beta hydrolase; this translates as MKHIFNEGKDITKPTLLLLHGTGGNELDLLPIAGRIDDEASVLSVRGNVLENGMPRFFRRLAEGVFDEEDLIFRTEELNQFLDDSAAKYNFDRENIIAIGYSNGANIAASLLFHYQNALKGAILHHPMVPRKGIVLPDLLGKSVFIAAGKNDPICSPMESTELQSLFEKANAKVEIHWENRGHQLTVDEVEAAAHWYRRVF
- a CDS encoding NADPH-dependent FMN reductase — its product is MTKTIGLICGSLRKNSYNRIIAQSLTEMDDSHQFRWIEINNLPFFNEDLEISVPEAVTSFKSAIQDVDGIIIVSPEYNSGIPGVLKNALDWASRPRESAVLSRKPVGLIGATPGGLGTVYAQIQIREILEAMQAHVLPFQKVLISQVHEKIDSDQKVLTDEKTIRYLQLYLQQFINWIDKTPALD
- a CDS encoding alpha/beta fold hydrolase, with protein sequence MAKFTVGNENHAPIELYYEDHGSGKPVVLIHGWPLSGRSWEYQVPALIEAGYRVITYDRRGFGKSSQPWEGYEYETFASDLHKLLEHLDLQNVTLVGFSMGGGEVARYISTYGTDRIEKAVFAGAVPPYLYKSEDHPEGALDDATIEEFKSGVINDRLAFLDKFTKGFFAAGNRTDLVSEPFRLYNRDIAASASPKGTLDCITAFSKTDFRKDLEKFDIPTLIIHGDSDATVPFELSGKRTYDSIPNSKLALIKGGPHGLNATHAKEFNEALLTFLKD
- a CDS encoding anti-repressor SinI family protein, giving the protein MHYLNSKDLDREWAELIVCARELGISIDEIREFLNQSSRPDLK
- a CDS encoding IS3 family transposase (programmed frameshift), whose amino-acid sequence is MTKYSLELKLKAVLVYLEGMDSFRTVANQFNISLTPLKQWVAHYKEHGIDGLMSTYTNYDISFKMDVLNYMNDFGVSSTHAAAVYNIASPSTITNWLKQLEEYGVDALETKKKGRPSMKKETKKKPVEGSLEALQAENERLRAENAYFKKVESLSSRKRSVRTQKAKVVHELRGDFNLKLLLSVANLARSTYYYWINAFGRQDKYEEIKPVIQEIFHTNKGRYGYRRITLELRNRGISMNHKTVLRLMKELGLKCLVRMKKYRSYKGKIGKVAPNILNRNFKATKPNQKWVTDVTEFHLHGEKLYLSPILDLFNGEIIAYNIESRPVYPLVSKMLDQAFMRLESKDSPVLHSDQGWHYQMKQYSHDLKRHNIIQSMSRKGNCLDNAVIENFFGLLKSELLYLQKFDSMEHFKKELEDYIHYYNHRRIKVKLKGMSPVDYRVHALKVA